The genomic interval TCTACCATTCTGAGAAGAACGCAAGCGAGACCGAGTCCGTTCATCTGATGCAAATATGGTTCACACCGGAAAAGGAAGGAATAGAGCCGGGATACGAGCAGAAAGAGGTGAGCGTGGGAGCAGAAAACCTGTTCACACCGGTTGTGACCAAAGGGGGTGGAGACGGAATGCTGGATATCAATCAGGATATAACAGTTTATGTGGGAGATCTGCCTGAAGGAGATACGGGTTCCATCGAAATAAAAGAGGGACGGTTGGGATATCTGCATAACAGCCTGACGGGAAAAATCTTAGTTAACGGAATCGAAATGGAGCCGGGAGACGGATTGAAAATCACAGGTCATGAGAAATTGGATTTCGAGGCGAAATCAGACTCGCGGCTTATCCTGTTTGATATGTTGACGTTGGACACGACAGAGACGGCAAATTAATGGCAGATACGTATGATATTATAGTAATAGGCGGCGGGATGGGCGGATCGGCTGCCGCACTTCGCGCTGTTCAATATAATTTGAACACGTGCTGGTTTTACGGTGATAAGAAAACATCAAAAACCTCACGTTCCAAGTGGATTTATAACATCGATAATATGATAGGATTTCATTATGGTGTAGTGAAGGACGAGTTAGTGAAACTGTTTTCCAAGCCGGAAGATAAAGAGGTAAGGCAAAAAATAGAGACTGCCCACATCCATTTTAGCGGTAAAGGAGTTTTAAAAAACACTCGCGATAGGATTGAAACCAGTAACTCGGATCAGATAGAAATTATCGATAGCGCAGCAACTTCCGCGAAATATGAGGACGGTTATTTTGTAGTGTCTGACGGATCCCGGGAA from Candidatus Neomarinimicrobiota bacterium carries:
- a CDS encoding pirin family protein translates to MIVHRKSGERGHFNYGWLETYHSFSFGTYYDPENVQFGPLRVLNEDFIQGGTGFDTHPHQNMEIVTYVLSGTLEHKDSTGGEGLIKAGELQRMSAGSGIYHSEKNASETESVHLMQIWFTPEKEGIEPGYEQKEVSVGAENLFTPVVTKGGGDGMLDINQDITVYVGDLPEGDTGSIEIKEGRLGYLHNSLTGKILVNGIEMEPGDGLKITGHEKLDFEAKSDSRLILFDMLTLDTTETAN